One window from the genome of Silvimonas iriomotensis encodes:
- a CDS encoding GTP-binding protein yields MAKEKFTRTKPHVNVGTIGHVDHGKTTLTAAITTILSKKFGGEA; encoded by the coding sequence ATGGCTAAGGAAAAGTTCACGCGTACGAAGCCGCACGTCAACGTAGGTACCATCGGTCACGTTGACCACGGCAAGACCACGCTGACCGCAGCGATCACCACCATTCTGTCCAAGAAGTTCGGTGGCGAAGCCA